A stretch of Henckelia pumila isolate YLH828 chromosome 4, ASM3356847v2, whole genome shotgun sequence DNA encodes these proteins:
- the LOC140863320 gene encoding uncharacterized protein yields MGKQEKKERANARRETRRQEISLLRTIPYSDHQRWWTSDTIAVVTGANRGIGFEIARQLALHGLTVILTSRDVGVGEEVAKVLQEVGLNVVFHQLDVVDISSIEAFADWIKEKYGGIDILVNNAGINSNPDSFAEFAKKVIDTNYFGTKNMIKATIPLMRPSDSGARIVNVSSRLGRLNGRRNRIGNLDLREQLQGDDSLSEELIDQTTMKFLEQVKDDSWRDGGWPQVLTDYSLSKLAINAYTRLMARVFSDRPEGQKIYINSCCPGWVRTAMTGWEGNVSPEEGADTAVWLALLPDQFVTGKFFAERRQINF; encoded by the exons ATGGGTAAACAGGAGAAAAAGGAGAGGGCTAACGCGAGAAGGGAGACACGCCGCCAAGAGATCTCTCTACTACGAACGATTCCGTATTCGGATCACCAAAG GTGGTGGACCTCTGACACAATTGCAGTGGTGACCGGTGCAAATAGGGGAATAGGATTTGAGATTGCACGTCAACTTGCGTTACATGGATTGACAGTTATTCTCACATCAAGGGATGTAGGTGTTGGGGAAGAAGTAGCAAAGGTTTTACAAGAAGTAGGTTTGAATGTGGTGTTCCATCAACTGGATGTAGTGGATATTTCATCAATAGAAGCATTTGCTGATTGGATAAAAGAAAAGTACGGTGGTATTGATATACTG GTGAACAATGCAGGAATAAATTCGAACCCGGACAGTTTTGCAGAGTTCGCCAAAAAAGTTATTGATACCAACTACTTTGGGACCAAAAACATGATCAAGGCAACAATCCCTCTGATGAGACCTTCAGATTCAGGGGCTCGCATTGTTAATGTGAGTTCCCGATTAGGAAGATTGAATGGGAGGCGCAAT AGAATCGGAAATCTTGATTTGAGAGAACAGCTACAAGGCGATGACTCTCTATCCGAGGAGTTGATCGACCAGACAACCATGAAGTTCTTAGAACAAGTAAAAGATGATAGTTGGAGAGATGGTGGATGGCCTCAAGTTCTGACAGACTATTCTCTGTCAAAGCTAGCAATCAATGCTTATACAAGACTGATGGCGAGGGTGTTCTCAGACCGGCCCGAAGGCCAGAAAATATACATCAACAGCTGCTGTCCGGGTTGGGTGAGGACCGCGATGACCGGCTGGGAAGGTAATGTTAGCCCTGAGGAAGGGGCTGATACTGCTGTGTGGCTAGCCTTGCTTCCAGACCAATTCGTAACTGGCAAATTTTTTGCCGAAAGGCGTCAAATAAATTTCTAG
- the LOC140894768 gene encoding glycine--tRNA ligase, mitochondrial 1-like translates to MDAAHEARNMEAFRQAVVNTLERRLFYIPSFKIYRGVAGLYDYGPPGCAVKSNVLAFWRQHFVLEENMLEVDCPCVTPEVVLKASGHVDKFTDLMVKDEKTGTCYRADHLLKDYCKEKLEKEPNLSAEKREELNHVLATLDDLSAVELGAKIKGYGITSPDTKNALSDPYPFNLMFQTSIGPSGVSPGYMRPETAQGIFVNFKDLYYYNGNKLPFAAAQIGQAFRNEISPRQGLLRVREFTLAEIEHFVDPEDKSHPKFSEVANLEFLMFPREDQVSGRSARRIPIGEAVFKGIVNNQTLGYFIGRVYLFLTLLGIDKDRLRFRQHLANEMAHYAADCWDAEIECSYGWIECVGIADRSAYDLHAHTDKSGVDLVAHEKFPEPREVEKLIIAPVKKELGLAFKGSQKMVVEALEAMDEKEAMEMKQTLESKGEAEFRVCTLDKVVTIKSSMVSISKKTIKEHQRVFTPSVIEPSFGIGRIIYCLYEHSFYTRSSRDGDEQMNVFRFPPLIAPIKCTVFPLVQNQQYEDVAKQIAKSLTAAGISYKIDITGTSIGKRYARTDELGVPFAVTVDSTSSVTVRERDSKQQIRVNVDEVAFVIKEVTDGVSTWADVLWKYPTHSS, encoded by the exons AGCGCCGCCTATTTTACATCCCATCTTTCAAGATCTACCGCGGCGTTGCTGGCCTTTACGATTATGGGCCGCCGGGGTGCGCCGTCAAGTCCAACGTCCTTGCCTTCTGGCGTCAG CATTTTGTCCTTGAAGAGAACATGTTGGAAGTAGATTGTCCTTGTGTTACTCCTGAGGTTGTGCTAAAGGCCTCGGGCCACGTTGATAAATTCACTGACCTTATGGTTAAAGATGAAAAAACTGGTACCTGTTACCGAGCTGATCATTTGCTCAAGGATTATTGCAAAGAAAAGCTTGAGAAAGAACCTAACCTTAGTGCGGAAAAGAGAGAGGAACTGAATCACGTGCTTGCTACCTTGGATGACCTCTCTGCTGTGGAGCTTGGTGCTAAGATTAAGGGTTATGGAATTACTTCCCCGGATACAAAAAATGCTCTCTCTGATCCCTATCCTTTCAATCTAATGTTTCAGACATCAATTGGGCCATCTGGTGTGAGCCCTGG GTACATGCGCCCTGAGACTGCTCAAGGGATTTTTGTGAACTTTAAGGACTTGTATTATTACAATGGCAACAAGCTCCCCTTTGCTGCCGCACAGATTGGTCAAGCTTTTAGAAACGAG ATTTCCCCACGGCAAGGTCTTTTAAGGGTCCGAGAATTTACCCTTGCAGAGATTGAACACTTTGTGGACCCGGAGGACAAATCTCATCCCAAGTTTTCTGAGGTTGCAAATTTGGAATTTTTAATGTTCCCTAGGGAAGACCAGGTGTCTGGGAGGTCAGCAAGGAGGATACCTATTGGAGAGGCAGTTTTCAAG GGGATCGTCAATAATCAAACATTAGGTTATTTCATAGGAAGAGTATACTTGTTTTTAACTCTACTGGGAATCGATAAAGATCGCCTGCGGTTTCGGCAACATCTTGCAAATGAGATGGCACACTATGCTGCAGACTGTTGGGATGCTGAAATTGAGTGTTCTTATGGCTGGATAGAGTGTGTTGGTATTGCTGATAGATCAGCGTATGATTTGCATGCTCACACG GATAAAAGTGGTGTGGATCTTGTTGCACATGAAAAATTTCCAGAACCTAGAGAAGTAGAG AAGCTCATAATAGCTCCGGTAAAGAAAGAACTTGGTCTTGCCTTTAAGGGTAGCCAAAAAATGGTTGTTGAAGCATTAGAG GCGATGGATGAGAAGGAAGCTATGGAGATGAAACAAACTTTGGAGTCTAAGGGAGAAGCAGAATTTCGTGTTTGTACTCTTGATAAAGTTGTGACAATTAAGAGTTCTATGGTATCAATTTCCAAAAAGACTATAAAGGAACATCAAAGGGTGTTCACGCCCTCTGTGATTGAACCATCATTTGGTATTGGAAGGATCATATATTGTCTCTACGAACATTCATTCTACACACGATCTAGCAGGGACGGGGATGAACAAATGAATGTCTTCCGTTTCCCTCCATTGATAGCTCCAATCAAATGCACAGTTTTTCCATTGGTTCAGAATCAACAATACGAAGATGTTGCCAAACAAATTGCCAAGTCCTTAACTGCGGCCGGTATCTCATATAAGATCGATATAACAG GTACCTCCATTGGAAAGAGATACGCCAGAACCGATGAACTTGGAGTTCCCTTTGCAGTTACAGTGGACTCGACATCCTCAGTAACAGTTCGAGAAAGGGATAGCAAACAGCAGATTCGTGTGAATGTGGATGAGGTAGCATTTGTGATTAAGGAAGTGACTGATGGTGTGAGCACGTGGGCCGATGTACTATGGAAATACCCGACTCATTCGTCTTAG
- the LOC140865965 gene encoding succinate dehydrogenase assembly factor 2, mitochondrial, translating into MANFRRALLSTIPRMLSSNPASRPASHAIHRPVLCSFSSLYSSNSAAKSIDIDLSSEESKRRLFNSLLYRSKQRGFLELDLVLGKWVEDHIYSMDESGIKHLVHVLDLENPDLWKWLTDQEKPPETVNLNPVFVALREKVINNLNNHAAPETRAAPGQPWTRGWDDFNKGCDAPISGNQ; encoded by the exons ATGGCGAATTTCAGAAGAGCTCTCCTCTCCACAATCCCTCGTATGCTCAGCTCCAATCCAGCCTCCCGCCCTGCATCCCACGCGATTCACAG ACCTGTATTGTGTTCCTTTTCGAGTTTATACTCTTCGAATAGCGCCGCCAAATCTATCGATATTGATCTCTCCAGTGAAGAAAGCAAAAGGCGCTTGTTCAACAG CTTGTTGTATAGGAGTAAACAAAGGGGGTTTCTGGAGCTTGATCTGGTTTTGGGAAAATGGGTGGAGGATCACATCTACTCCATGGATGAGAGTGGAATAAAGCACCTTGTTCATGTCCTTGACCTG GAAAATCCAGATCTTTGGAAATGGTTGACAGATCAGGAGAAACCCCCGGAGACCGTAAACTTAAATCCT GTTTTCGTGGCATTGAGGGAGAAGGTAATAAACAATCTCAACAACCATGCTGCTCCAGAAACTAGGGCGGCACCCGGACAGCCATGGACTAGAGGTTGGGACGACTTCAACAAAGGTTGTGACGCTCCCATTTCTGGAAATCAATAA
- the LOC140862939 gene encoding calcium-dependent mitochondrial ATP-magnesium/phosphate carrier protein 2-like, giving the protein MSGVVSRNANSQESAAATMDTGQKDQKNRRGPCNPVAKPGPVSLDHVLSALRETKEERDSRIRTLFGFFDTNNVGYLDYAQIEKGLSAMQIPADYKFAKELIEVCDANQDGRVDYQEFRKYMDDKELELYRIFQAIDVEHNGCILPEELWDALVKAGIELDDDELASFVEHVDKDNNGIITFEEWRDFLLLYPHEATIENIYRYFERVYLVDIGEHAVIPEGISKHVDATKYLIAGGVAGATSRTATAPLDRLKVVLQVQTTRASIVPAVQNIWKEGGLLGFFRGNGLNVLKVAPESAIKFYTYEKLKTFIGDANGDVGTAGRLVAGGLAGAVAQTSIYPMDLVKTRLQTFVCESGTVPNIAKLSKDIWIQEGPRALYRGLIPSLLGIIPYAGIDLAAYETLKDMSRKYILQDGEPGPLVQLSCGTISGALGATCVYPLQVVRTRMQAYRASKGAADNTMSGVFLKTYRVEGFWGFYKGLFPNLLKVIPSASITYLVYEAMKKSLDLD; this is encoded by the exons ATGTCTGGGGTAGTGTCGAGGAATGCGAATTCACAGGAATCAGCTGCAGCAACTATGGATACGGGGCAGAAGGACCAGAAAAACCGCCGCGGACCCTGCAACCCGGTCGCGAAACCCGGGCCCGTGTCGCTGGATCATGTGCTGTCCGCCTTGAGGGAGACCAAGGAGGAGCGGGACTCGAGAATCCGGACTTTGTTCGGTTTCTTCGACACCAATAATGTGGGGTATTTGGATTATGCCCAAATCGAGAAGGGGCTCTCGGCAATGCAAATCCCGGCGGATTACAAGTTCGCCAAGGAGCTGATCGAGGTCTGCGACGCGAATCAGGATGGGAGGGTCGATTATCAGGAGTTTAGAAAGTATATGGATGATAAGGAGCTGGAATTGTACAGGATTTTTCAGGCGATTGATGTGGAGCACAATGGATGTATTCTACCTGAGGAGTTGTGGGACGCTCTAGTCAAGGCTG GGATAGAACTTGATGATGATGAACTTGCAAGTTTTGTTGAGCACGTTGACAAGGACAATAATGGAATTATAACTTTCGAAGAATGGAGAGATTTTCTTCTGCTTTATCCACACGAAGCTACCATAGAAAACATATATCGATACTTTGAAAGGGTGTATCTTGTAGATATTGGTGAACATGCTGTAATTCCTGAAGGCATCAGCAAGCATGTTGATGCCACCAAGTATTTAATTGCGGGAGGGGTAGCTGGAGCCACTTCTCGTACCGCAACGGCACCACTTGATCGCCTTAAGGTTGTTTTACAAGTTCAAACTACACGTGCTTCAATCGTTCCTGCAGTTCAAAACATATGGAAGGAAGGTGGCCTTTTAGGTTTTTTCCGGGGTAATGGGTTAAATGTTTTGAAGGTTGCACCTGAAAGTGCCATCAAGTTTTACACATACGAAAAGTTGAAGACCTTCATTGGAGATGCAAACGGGGACGTAGGAACTGCAGGTCGACTTGTTGCTGGTGGGTTGGCTGGAGCTGTGGCACAAACGTCCATCTACCCAATGGATCTCGTCAAAACACGGTTACAAACTTTTGTTTGTGAAAGTGGGACTGTTCCAAATATTGCGAAATTATCAAAAGATATTTGGATTCAGGAGGGACCTCGAGCCTTGTATAGAGGATTGATCCCGTCTCTTCTTGGAATTATTCCTTATGCAGGAATCGACTTAGCTGCCTATGAGACCTTGAAAGACATGTCCAGAAAATATATTCTTCAGGATGGTG AACCTGGCCCTCTTGTGCAACTCAGTTGTGGGACAATTTCAGGAGCCCTTGGAGCAACCTGCGTTTACCCACTACAGGTTGTAAGAACAAG AATGCAAGCTTATCGTGCCAGCAAAGGCGCGGCCGACAATACCATGTCTGGCGTATTCTTGAAAACATATCGGGTTGAAGGTTTCTGGGGCTTCTACAAAGGTCTTTTTCCGAATCTTCTCAAGGTCATACCATCAGCCAGCATCACATATCTGGTTTACGAAGCCATGAAGAAGAGCCTGGATCTTGATTAG
- the LOC140867654 gene encoding uncharacterized protein, which produces MAYRTAAYWKLMSNELRGRSSFATSTSPKLKAFSIDSPHLAQPSPGFIKSKLPKGDFFPVCVALGMITLSASFAAYTALHQLGRAPNVSVRKSRRETVPEVTDPENVAEAAEKFVKQSFFRKVAHIQGSGRPETISNPIGGDVLARPMRGE; this is translated from the exons ATGGCATATCGAACTGCT GCATACTGGAAATTGATGTCGAATGAGCTACGAGGGAGGTCGAGTTTCGCCACTTCCACTTCCCCGAAACTGAAAGCATTTTCTATTGATTCTCCCCATTTGGCACAGCCTTCTCCGGGATTCATCAAATCCAA GTTGCCAAAGGGTGATTTTTTCCCGGTGTGCGTGGCTCTGGGGATGATAACTTTGTCCGCGAGTTTCGCGGCGTACACGGCGCTGCATCAGCTGGGGCGTGCTCCCAACGTGTCCGTGAGGAAGTCGAGGCGGGAGACGGTGCCGGAGGTGACGGATCCGGAGAACGTGGCGGAGGCTGCCGAGAAGTTCGTGAAGCAGTCGTTTTTCAGGAAGGTGGCCCATATCCAGGGCTCCGGTCGCCCGGAGACCATATCGAATCCCATCGGAGGCGATGTTTTGGCCAG